A stretch of Thermodesulforhabdus norvegica DNA encodes these proteins:
- the csm4 gene encoding type III-A CRISPR-associated RAMP protein Csm4: MRMYIYHLEFPEGVHFGRHGIGLEESNEVLPSDSLTSAVINAFAVLGLADEVIGKLREDPPGFVLSSLFPFGSVPDGGAEGSRRAYALPKPMSDPVLSEDGAEFMAEQGKDIKKLRYLEPADVVRWLSGEPLTEAELSAMRERGSGLAQTAGDGQYGWFLRELRPRVALDRASANSSIWMCGLVRFVKGAGLYGLALLKDDTDLQALEAAFRLLGDMGLGGERTYGPGEFRFGGFKPLEEVWPEVTAVKEVTGFELLSRFYPGDNEVSLLSSCLLAWDIEENRGFVSSGRQATTVKRKRLYFIKEGAVASVPLRGSMVDVTPDAAAAIGIPHRVYRCGLGFWFPMGNLQKV; the protein is encoded by the coding sequence ATGAGAATGTATATTTACCATCTCGAATTTCCCGAAGGGGTGCATTTCGGCCGTCACGGAATAGGGCTTGAGGAAAGCAACGAGGTTCTGCCTTCGGATTCGCTCACGTCGGCGGTTATAAACGCCTTTGCCGTGCTGGGGCTGGCCGATGAAGTTATTGGAAAACTCCGGGAGGACCCACCGGGTTTTGTTCTGAGTTCGCTTTTTCCTTTTGGGTCCGTGCCGGACGGGGGTGCCGAAGGCTCGAGACGGGCCTACGCCCTTCCCAAACCCATGTCAGACCCCGTCCTCTCGGAAGACGGCGCGGAATTTATGGCCGAACAGGGTAAGGATATTAAGAAACTCCGTTACCTTGAGCCTGCCGATGTCGTGCGCTGGCTTTCCGGTGAACCGCTGACGGAGGCGGAACTTTCGGCCATGAGGGAACGCGGCTCCGGGCTGGCACAGACTGCCGGAGATGGCCAGTATGGCTGGTTTCTGCGGGAACTCCGCCCAAGGGTGGCATTGGATCGGGCTTCGGCTAACAGTTCGATCTGGATGTGCGGTCTCGTGCGCTTCGTGAAAGGAGCCGGTCTGTATGGCTTGGCGCTTTTGAAGGACGATACGGATCTGCAGGCGCTGGAAGCGGCCTTCCGGCTTCTGGGTGATATGGGATTGGGGGGAGAACGGACTTACGGCCCTGGTGAATTCCGCTTCGGCGGTTTCAAGCCTCTGGAGGAGGTCTGGCCTGAAGTAACGGCCGTAAAAGAGGTTACAGGGTTTGAGCTTCTTTCCCGCTTTTATCCCGGAGATAACGAGGTCAGCTTGCTTTCATCTTGCCTTCTGGCTTGGGACATCGAAGAAAACAGGGGATTTGTTTCATCGGGCCGTCAGGCCACAACGGTGAAGCGAAAAAGGCTGTATTTCATTAAGGAAGGAGCTGTGGCTTCTGTGCCTCTTCGAGGTTCTATGGTGGACGTGACTCCCGATGCGGCCGCCGCAATCGGGATCCCTCACCGGGTGTATCGTTGCGGTCTGGGCTTCTGGTTTCCGATGGGAAACCTGCAAAAAGTATAG
- the csm5 gene encoding type III-A CRISPR-associated RAMP protein Csm5 — protein MKGKNVFEITALRLRVETPVHIGSRHGFLNALEFIRHEGRIFVLDEEKMGNFLLKKNLLERFCQAAYSDELRRKGIYGFLRDYCGRINIKNIEDLAAYSVPGGGYGMGQFRPFVRDGRNRIFLPGSSIKGALRTAVLYRCLKRAGVNKWMEKVRHWIEELEATSPNRRFNKSTRLSESMQKDLLQHCVLENLRDQKGKHQNRDLLRCLKVRDAYPVEDGKLETRVIPVYFLARNGEGLFYRSKNPQSRDDLIVWVEAVVEGTFETELLWDLELFERFRRANSDGQFPVESPEDVLKCVVEMNRDVMEEERKFFESPSGDGRKWALGLKNWYEKSLKGSWLRVGYGAGMLSTTVNLLWPHESLRQKVRNVCGHNRGKDPAPKTRRVWPENDNTVKPLGWARLFYRKGEEDSWQPVGVEVTATESKPPVADGTERIATGGPTGSAFSGKGMPVAMYPSSAAKPVEKGQEREGTLHMKDKEWFARFEGDARDAVIENPQLIPSGTEEGTKAIFYIVYQSKKKGIKARILKVLS, from the coding sequence ATGAAGGGTAAGAACGTTTTCGAAATTACGGCCCTGCGGCTTCGGGTAGAAACCCCCGTTCACATAGGATCACGCCACGGGTTTCTTAATGCCCTTGAGTTTATCCGTCACGAAGGTCGGATCTTCGTTCTGGACGAAGAAAAGATGGGCAACTTTCTTCTGAAAAAAAATCTACTGGAGCGATTTTGTCAGGCTGCCTATTCCGATGAACTCAGGAGAAAGGGAATTTACGGCTTTTTGCGAGATTACTGCGGCAGGATAAACATTAAAAACATAGAAGATCTTGCGGCTTATAGCGTTCCGGGAGGCGGTTACGGCATGGGCCAGTTCAGGCCCTTCGTTCGGGACGGCCGAAATCGAATATTTCTTCCCGGGAGTTCCATCAAGGGCGCTTTGCGGACCGCAGTTTTGTACCGGTGTTTGAAGAGGGCCGGGGTGAACAAATGGATGGAGAAGGTGCGTCACTGGATTGAAGAACTTGAAGCTACTTCACCTAATCGGCGATTTAATAAAAGCACCCGGCTTTCGGAATCAATGCAAAAGGACCTGCTCCAGCATTGCGTCCTGGAGAACCTGAGAGATCAGAAAGGAAAACATCAGAATCGTGACCTTTTACGGTGTCTGAAGGTGCGGGATGCCTACCCGGTGGAGGACGGTAAACTTGAGACACGGGTAATTCCCGTTTACTTTCTCGCCAGGAACGGGGAAGGTCTTTTCTACCGGAGCAAAAATCCCCAGAGCAGGGATGATCTGATTGTGTGGGTCGAAGCGGTCGTAGAGGGGACTTTCGAAACCGAGCTTCTCTGGGATCTTGAGCTTTTTGAACGGTTCAGGCGGGCAAATTCAGACGGGCAATTTCCGGTTGAAAGTCCTGAGGATGTGCTGAAGTGTGTTGTGGAGATGAACAGGGATGTTATGGAAGAGGAGAGGAAATTTTTTGAAAGCCCTTCCGGTGATGGCCGAAAATGGGCGCTAGGGCTTAAGAACTGGTACGAAAAAAGTCTAAAAGGTTCTTGGCTCAGGGTAGGATACGGTGCGGGAATGCTTTCAACGACGGTAAACCTCCTCTGGCCCCATGAATCTCTGAGGCAAAAAGTGCGGAATGTCTGCGGCCATAACCGTGGAAAAGACCCTGCTCCGAAGACCCGCAGAGTGTGGCCGGAAAATGACAATACGGTGAAGCCGCTCGGCTGGGCGAGGCTGTTTTATCGGAAAGGTGAAGAGGATAGCTGGCAGCCTGTAGGGGTTGAAGTTACCGCGACGGAGTCGAAACCGCCGGTTGCCGATGGCACGGAGAGAATCGCCACAGGTGGGCCGACTGGTAGCGCCTTTTCGGGCAAGGGAATGCCCGTTGCGATGTATCCCTCTTCGGCCGCCAAACCTGTGGAAAAAGGTCAGGAGCGGGAAGGAACTCTCCATATGAAAGACAAGGAATGGTTTGCCCGCTTTGAAGGGGATGCCCGGGATGCTGTGATCGAAAACCCTCAACTCATTCCTTCCGGTACGGAAGAAGGAACAAAGGCAATCTTTTACATTGTTTATCAGAGCAAGAAAAAAGGAATTAAAGCCCGAATATTGAAGGTGCTCAGTTGA
- the csx20 gene encoding CRISPR-associated protein Csx20, with the protein MARVFVSTLGTGRYVPCHYVMGDRKSELVVFVQEALVDFLCSRWSESDRIVVFCTNKAEEINWKGDEGLGNKLFKRGYPPRIEMVSIPDGRSEDEIMKIFLKVMEALNTGDQIFLDVTHSFRSIPLLMTVAMNYGKIAKGISLGGIYYGALEALGTAQEVEKMPEEERNIPVFDLTPYDSILEWARAVEMFKKAGYAGDLAGLLNRDLGLLFRDRNRLDGEDVLRRFSSLKNSLEGFAESLATARGPEIWNFRPFSELIDQLEDSDLIPPMKPLFELLKKSLACFETGDPMERTFQAAAWCIDHLMIPQAYIFLREGILTGLCESAGQDPCDKETREEFWGGILHVVAQNIPPDDWDGALRQRKREALQIISRGGRHLKKLADEFQSLKKYRNDYLHGGWRKDRRSSKALMIHVRRCAESLRNRWLEGFEAWRRPSKKAFVILSHELTEDQKEELLKIWGVSRIVLMPDEIRRNWEDISPEGESVEDEVATVMEWLEAESYPGDVVVVQGEYGATLHVAIRARELGLVPVYSTTRRELKESKLPDGSVHQERIFRHVRFRKFLPGSGNDRW; encoded by the coding sequence ATGGCTAGAGTATTTGTGAGCACGCTGGGTACGGGCAGATACGTTCCCTGCCATTACGTTATGGGTGACCGGAAATCAGAACTGGTTGTCTTCGTTCAGGAAGCACTCGTTGACTTTCTTTGCTCTCGGTGGAGCGAGAGCGATCGTATAGTCGTTTTCTGCACTAATAAAGCAGAAGAGATCAACTGGAAGGGCGATGAGGGCCTTGGTAATAAGCTTTTTAAGAGAGGATACCCGCCCCGGATTGAAATGGTCTCCATTCCCGACGGGAGAAGTGAAGATGAGATAATGAAGATATTTTTGAAGGTTATGGAGGCCCTTAACACCGGGGATCAGATATTCCTGGACGTGACTCATTCGTTCCGCTCTATTCCCTTGCTCATGACCGTCGCAATGAACTACGGTAAGATTGCCAAAGGTATATCCCTGGGTGGAATCTATTACGGAGCCCTGGAAGCGCTCGGAACTGCTCAGGAAGTGGAAAAAATGCCGGAGGAAGAGCGGAATATTCCCGTTTTCGACCTGACCCCTTACGATTCAATTCTGGAGTGGGCTCGTGCCGTTGAGATGTTCAAAAAGGCCGGTTATGCAGGCGATCTGGCAGGCTTACTGAACAGGGATCTTGGCCTTTTGTTTCGAGATCGTAACCGCCTGGATGGTGAAGATGTGTTGCGGAGGTTTTCAAGCCTCAAGAACAGCCTTGAAGGTTTTGCGGAAAGCCTGGCAACGGCAAGAGGTCCGGAGATCTGGAATTTCCGGCCTTTTTCTGAGTTGATAGATCAACTGGAAGATTCGGACCTGATTCCTCCGATGAAACCGCTCTTTGAGCTGCTCAAGAAGAGCCTTGCCTGCTTCGAAACGGGCGATCCTATGGAGAGAACCTTTCAGGCGGCAGCATGGTGTATAGACCACCTCATGATTCCCCAGGCTTACATTTTTCTTCGGGAGGGGATATTGACGGGCCTTTGCGAGTCGGCCGGACAGGATCCTTGCGACAAAGAAACCAGAGAAGAGTTCTGGGGTGGTATTCTGCATGTGGTGGCCCAAAACATTCCTCCCGATGACTGGGACGGCGCGTTGAGACAGAGAAAACGGGAGGCTTTGCAAATCATAAGTCGGGGTGGAAGGCATTTGAAAAAGCTGGCCGATGAATTTCAGTCCTTGAAAAAATATCGTAACGATTATCTGCACGGGGGGTGGAGAAAGGATAGGAGGAGTTCTAAAGCCCTTATGATCCATGTGCGCCGGTGTGCTGAAAGTTTGCGGAACCGGTGGCTGGAGGGCTTTGAGGCCTGGAGACGCCCTTCCAAAAAGGCGTTCGTCATACTTTCTCATGAACTTACGGAAGATCAAAAAGAGGAATTACTGAAGATCTGGGGCGTTTCTAGAATAGTACTCATGCCCGATGAAATACGCCGTAATTGGGAGGATATTTCACCGGAGGGGGAATCTGTTGAAGACGAGGTGGCTACGGTAATGGAGTGGCTTGAAGCCGAGTCGTATCCGGGAGACGTAGTAGTGGTTCAGGGTGAATACGGCGCGACCCTTCATGTGGCAATTCGTGCTCGTGAACTCGGTCTCGTTCCGGTCTATTCAACGACAAGGCGAGAATTAAAGGAGAGCAAACTTCCTGATGGAAGTGTCCATCAGGAAAGGATTTTCAGGCATGTCAG